A stretch of Endozoicomonas sp. SCSIO W0465 DNA encodes these proteins:
- a CDS encoding regulatory protein RecX, whose amino-acid sequence MLRHAAMNLLAQREFSRKELFRKLGHLSQDSELIDDVLNQLESDRLLSDDRFVEGFIRSRIQKGHGPMRISQDLRQKGVDSEEISLALEAAEADWYELAEASRIKKFGEAAPSDQKEKARQIRFLQYRGFPADVVMALF is encoded by the coding sequence ATGCTGCGCCATGCAGCGATGAACCTCTTGGCTCAACGAGAATTTTCCCGTAAGGAGCTTTTCCGAAAACTGGGTCATCTTTCTCAAGATAGTGAACTGATTGATGATGTACTGAACCAGCTTGAAAGCGATCGTTTGCTCAGTGATGACCGCTTTGTGGAAGGTTTCATTCGCTCGCGTATCCAGAAAGGGCATGGACCCATGCGGATCTCTCAGGATCTTCGTCAAAAAGGTGTCGACAGTGAAGAGATTAGCCTTGCACTTGAAGCCGCTGAGGCTGACTGGTATGAACTGGCAGAAGCCTCCAGGATAAAGAAATTTGGTGAAGCAGCACCTTCTGACCAGAAAGAAAAAGCTCGGCAAATTCGGTTTTTGCAATACAGAGGCTTTCCTGCCGATGTCGTTATGGCACTTTTTTAA
- a CDS encoding cold-shock protein: MSTATGTVKWFNDEKGFGFIAQENGGPDVFAHFRQIIGDGFKTLREGQRVEFKVTQGQKGPQGEDIRPL, encoded by the coding sequence ATGTCTACTGCTACCGGTACAGTTAAGTGGTTCAATGACGAGAAAGGTTTTGGCTTCATCGCCCAGGAAAACGGAGGACCAGACGTGTTTGCTCATTTCCGTCAAATCATAGGCGATGGTTTCAAAACACTGAGAGAAGGCCAGCGTGTTGAATTCAAAGTGACTCAAGGCCAGAAAGGCCCACAGGGTGAAGATATTCGACCACTGTAA
- a CDS encoding AP2 domain-containing protein, which translates to MKPEQRAFLDEHYPDHHLKFDSNKGVWVVEAYGMRHPFKCGDYKGAVNAKAAAIAFRDSLPNNAFTWSRSYSTQVQSKVQGVFRCKGKGQSNAWRAQVSSIDENGKRVIKAKNFSIAKYGDQEAYDLAVIWRDKLLREKEAEEFAAAEHGRVKETNPSTAGRMR; encoded by the coding sequence ATGAAGCCTGAGCAGCGAGCCTTTCTGGATGAACACTACCCCGACCACCATCTGAAATTCGACAGCAACAAGGGCGTGTGGGTAGTGGAAGCGTATGGGATGCGACATCCTTTTAAGTGCGGAGACTACAAAGGGGCTGTTAACGCCAAGGCAGCGGCCATTGCTTTTCGTGACAGCCTGCCAAACAATGCGTTCACATGGTCAAGGTCGTACTCTACTCAGGTTCAGTCAAAGGTACAGGGCGTGTTTCGGTGTAAGGGCAAAGGACAGTCGAATGCGTGGCGGGCGCAGGTGAGCTCCATTGATGAAAATGGCAAGCGGGTTATCAAGGCCAAAAACTTTTCCATTGCCAAATACGGGGATCAGGAAGCCTATGACCTGGCGGTCATCTGGCGTGACAAACTGCTGAGAGAGAAGGAAGCCGAAGAGTTTGCGGCAGCGGAGCATGGCAGGGTGAAAGAAACTAATCCATCGACTGCCGGACGGATGCGGTAA